The Micromonospora sp. NBC_00421 DNA window CAGCCGGGCCGCGCACCACTCCTGCCGGCTCGGGTACGGGTCGGGATGCAGCAGGAACTCGTCGGTGCAGACGATCCCCGTCCGGTGCGCCTCCGCCAGGGCCGCCTCCCGGGTGTCGAACCCCGGCGGTCGCCAGCTGTAGTCGTAGAGCAGGAACAGCGGGGCCACCAGCGCGGGACCGCCCGGCCCCCGCCACACCCGGTAGTCGTCCTCGGGGGTGACCACGCCCAACTCCCGGCACCGCCGCACCAGCAGCTCGTAGCGGGCCACCCCGCGCAGGGTCACCGGGTCGGCCGGCGGCGTCCACAACTCGTGGTTGCCGGGTGCCCAGATGACGGTGTCGAAGCGTTCCGCGAGCAGGCCGAGCGCCCACTCGATGTCGGCCACGGTGTCCGCCACGTCACCGGCGACGATCAGCCAGTCCCGTGGCGAAGCGGGCCGCAGCGCCTCGACCAGGGCACGATTCTCCGCGTACCCGACGTGCAGGTCGCTGATCGCGACCAGACTGCCCTCGATGTCCTCCCCCAGCATCCGCCGATCGTACGCAGATCGTCGACCGGCGCGGGGCGCGCGGGAGCGCGCCCCTGCGCGGTCGGGGTCAGTCGGCCGAGCCCGGCTCGGCCATCCGGCGGTGCTGCTCGGCCTTGAGCCGGTCCGGGGTGAGGCGGGCCGCCGCCGCCTGCACCTTGTTCTTCAGCGAGCCGGCGACCACCTTCTCCTCGCCCTTCATCATCGCCGCGAAGCCCTGCGCGGCCACCGTCGCCGGGTCGTCCTTGTCGTCCGCGCCGACCTTGGTGTCGCCCATCTCGGCCCGGTCGAAGAACTTCGTCTCGGTCGGGCCGGGCATCAGGGCGGTCACCGTCACCCCGGTCTCCTTCAACTCGTTGCGCAGTGCCTCGGCGAACGACTGCACGAACGACTTGGAGGCGTTGTAGACGGCCTGGTAGGGGCCGGGCATGGTGGCCGCGATCGACGAGGTGAACAGCACCCGGCCGGCACCCCGCGCGACCATCGCCGGCAGCATCCGCTTGGCCAGGTGCACCGTCGACGTCACGTTGACGTCGATGATGTTCAGCTCGTCGGTCAGGTCGGTGTCGCCGACGAACGCCCCGCCCGCGCCCCGGCCGGCGTTGACCGCCAGCGCGTCGACCGGCCGGCCGGTCGCGTCCACCGCCTCGACCAGCGCCGTCACCCCGTCGTAGGTCGCCAGGTCGACCCGGACGGGCTGGACCTGCGCCTGGCCGTCGCGGCGCAGGTGGTCTGCCGCCTCGGTGATGCCGTCGTCCTCGGCGGCGATCACCAGGTCGTAACCGTGTCGGACGAACTCGCCGGCCAGCTCGTACCCGATGCCGCTGGAGGCCCCGGTCACCACGGCCAGCGGTCGTCCGGTGGTCGGTGCGCTCATCTGCCTGATCCTCTCGTCGGTCGGGGCCCGCCGTCCGGATCTCCCCTGGTGGCTGCAATGCCCCGGATGGGGCCGGCCAACCATCCGGCCGGGCCGCGTGCCGGAGGTGCTCCCGGACACCCCGCCGGCCACCCGGTAGGATCGTCGGTGGGCCGTGACTGGCGCGTGGGGATGGAGCACCATCGGGAAGCGGCCCCGTCATGAGGACGCACGCCGAGCGCCTGGGCCTTCCGCACGTCACCTGGAGGTCGCATGTCGCTGAACGCCGAATCCACCGCCTTCCGCAGCGCGCTCGAGGTGATCCGGGCCGTCGAGCCCCGGGTGGCCGACGCGATCGGCGCGGAACTGGCCGACCAGCGCGAGTCGTTGAAGCTGATCGCCAGCGAGAACTACGCCTCCCCGGCCACCCTGCTGACCATGGGCAACTGGTTCAGCGACAAGTACGCCGAGGGCACCGTCGGCCGTCGCTTCTACGCCGGCTGCCAGAACGTCGACACCGTCGAGGCGCTCGCCGCCGAGCACGCCAAGGAGCTGTTCGGCGCGTCCCACGCGTACGTGCAGCCGCACTCCGGCATCGACGCCAACCTGGTCGCCTTCTGGGCGATCCTGGCCGACCGGGTGGAGTCCCCGGCGCTGAAGAAGGCCCAGGTACGCCAGGTCAACGACCTGACCGAGGCGGACTGGTTCGCGCTGCGCCGTGAGCTGGGCAACCAGCGGATGCTGGGCATGTCGCTGGATGCCGGCGGCCACCTCACCCACGGTTTCCGGCCGAACATCTCCGGCAAGATGTTCGACCAGCGCAGCTACGGCACCGACCCGGCCACCGGCCTGATCGACTACGACCGGGTCGCCGAGGCCGCCCGGGAGTTCAAGCCGCTGATCCTGGTCGCCGGCTACTCGGCGTACCCCCGGAAGGTGAACTTCCGGATCATGCGGGAGATCGCCGACTCGGTCGGGGCCACCTTCATGGTCGACATGGCGCACTTCGCCGGCCTGGTCGCCGGAAAGGTCTTCACCGGCGACTTCGACCCGGTGCCGCACGCGCACATCGTCACCACCACCACCCACAAGTCGCTGCGCGGCCCGCGTGGCGGCATGGTGCTCTGCGGCCCTGAGCTGGCCGACCAGGTCGACCGGGGCTGCCCGATGGTGCTCGGCGGGCCGCTGCCGCACGTGATGGCGGCCAAGGCGGTCGCGCTGGCCGAAGCGCGCCGGCCCGACTTCGCCGACTACGCCCAGCGGATCGTCGACAACGCCCAGGCGCTCGCCGAGGGGCTGCTGCGCCGGGGCACCACCCTGGTCACCGGCGGCACCGACAACCACCTGGTGCTGCTCGACGTCTCCAGCTACGGCCTGACCGGCCGGCAGGCCGAGCAGGCGCTGCTCGACTCGGGCATCGTCACCAACCGCAACGCCGTCCCGCAGGACCGCAACGGGGCCTGGTACACCTCGGGCATCCGGATCGGCACGCCCGCGCTGACCAGCCGGGGCCTCGGCACCGCCGAGATGGACGTCACCGCCGAGCTGATCCACACCGTGCTCAGCCAGACCACGCCCGGTGCCAACGCCGACGGCACCCCGTCGAAGGCCAAGTACGTGCTCGACCCGGCCGTCGCCGACAAGATCAGCAAGCAGGCCACCGACCTCCTCGCCACCTTCCCCCTCTACCCCACCATCACCCTGGGCTGATCCCGCTCCCCCCTCCGCTCCCTCCCGCTCTGTCCCGCTCTGTCCCGCGTTGATCAAGAGGTTTGAGTCACGGATTCCCATGTCCGTGACTCAAACCTCTTGATCACCCGACCGCCCCTGCCGACAGGCCCCACCCCCTCGCCCGGCCGTCCCCTCGGGTTCGCCGGGACGAGGGGGTGGTGATCAAGAGGTTTAGGTCAGCGGAGGCGGTTCCGGTGACCTAAACCTCTTGATCACCCGGGAGACCGGCGGGTGAGGCGGGAGAGGGGGTGGGAGAGGAAGTGGGGGGTCAGGAGAGGGGGCGCTTGAGGTGGTAGCGGTGGACCTCGGTGCTGCCCTGGATGTTGTTGACGTCCTCGGCGGCGGAGACCAGCTCCCAGCCTTCCCGGCCGACGCGGTTGAGGTGGGCGATGGCGGTGTCGCCGTACGCCGTGACGTCGGTGCGTGAGCCGTCCGGTCCGTACCAGACGAACGAGACGTGGAACTGGCGTCCCTGCCCCTGGTAACGGCGGACCAACAGGGCGTACTCCCAAGCGATCATGCGTCCATTATGGCCACTTGACGATTGCCGGCACAGCACTGGGGGTGGCGGTTCGACGACACCGGGTGGCGCCAGCCGATGGCCGCCCACCGACCACGAACACCGACGGCCGGACGCCGGTGACCGGGACGGGAGCGACCGGCGGGAACGGATCACGGCGGGAGCGGCGAGCGCCGCCGGTCAACGGGGCCGCACACTGGTGCGGGTCAGTTCGTCGGTGATCAGGGCGGCCAGCCGGTCCAGGCCGAGGTCGATCTGTTCCGGGGTGACCGCGCTGACCGACAGCCGCAGCGCGTCGACCGGGCGGCCGTCGTCGTAGAAGTGCGCCATCGGCGTCCAGAGCACGCCGTAGCGCTCGGCGGAGCGCCGCAGCAGCGCGTCGTCGACCGGAAACGGTACGGTGACCACGACGAAGAAGCCGCCGGCCGGGGCGTTCCAGCGCACCGGCGAGCCGGCCGGGAGCCGCCGCCGCAGCCCGGCCAGCAGATGGTCCCGGTTGCGGGTGTACACCGCCCGCTCCCGCCGGTTCGCGGCGACAAGCGAGCAGCCGTGCTCCAGCAGCGCCCCACCGATCACGGCCTGGGCCAACGGGGAGGTGTTCACCGTGACCATGCTCTTGACCTTGGCGAGCTGGTCGGCGAACAGCCCCACCACGCCGTCGGCACCGCCGACCCGCTGGTCGGCCACCAGGTAGCCGATCCGGGCCCCGGGCAGCACCGTCTTGGCGAACGAGCCGAGGTAGACCACCCGACGCCGGGTGTCCAGCGCCTTCAGCGTCGGCAGCCGGTCGGCGTCCCCGGCCGGAAAGAGGCCGTACGGGTTGTCCTCGATCAGCAGCAGGTCCTCCTCGGCGGCCAGGTCGAGCAGCCGCCGCCGGTCGACCACCGGGATGCTGGTGCCGGAGGGGTTGGCGAAGTCGGGCATCACGTAGCAGGCCCGGGGCCGCAGCCCCTCGTCCCGCGCCCGGCGTACCTGGGTGCGCAGGTCGGCCAGGTCGATCCCGGTCGGACCACCGGCCACCGGCCGGACCGGCAGGTCGACCAGCCGGGCCGCACCGGTCAGCCCCACGTACGTCGGGGCGACGGCGAGCAGGACGTCGGCCGGTCCGGCCCGCAACGCCCGCAGCACCAGCAGCATCGCCTCCTGGCAGCCGACGGTCACCACCACCGCCTCGTCGTCGACGTGGACATCCTCGTCGACGGCGAGGTTGCGGGCGATCAGGTGGTGGATGATCCCCTTGGTCCGGCCGTACTGGAACAGGGTGCGGCGGATCTGCTCGGGGCTCTGCCCGAGGTCGTCGGCGAGGTGCCGGCGGAACCGGCCCAGCCAGCGCCCCGGCGCGTCGTCGTCGAAGTACTCCTCGTAGGGCCGCCCGGCCGCCAGCGACACCGCGTCGGGCCAGTGCCCGGCGACCTCGTTGAGGAAGTTCATCGAGTTCAGCGCCGGGTCGTCGACCGCCGGATGCAGCGTCGCCAGGTCCAGGTCCACCAGATGTTCCAACGGGTCAGCCTCCGGTCAGGGTACGCAGCCGCCGGGCCCGCCCCGGGTCGGCGCAGCCGCTCAGCGTCAACGCGTCGCGCAGTTCCCCGGCGAGCAGGTCGAGGGCGGCCCGCGCGCCGGGTCGGCCACCGGCGGCGAGTGCCCAGAGCATCGGGCGGCCGAGCAGCACCCCGGTCGCGCCGAGGGCGAGCGCGCGCAGCACGTCCGTGCCGGAGCGCACCCCGCTGTCCAGCAGCACCTCGATCCGCTCACCGACGGCGGCGACCACCTCGGGGAGCACTGTGGCGGTGGCCGGTGCCCCGTCGAGCTGCCGGCCGCCGTGGTTGGAGACCACCACGGCGTCCACGCCGACGTCGGCGGCGCGGACCGCGTCACGCGGGTCGAGGATTCCCTTGACCAGCAACGGCAGCCGGGTACGCTCCCGCAGCCAGGCCAGATCCGCCCAGGTCAGCGCGGGGGCGAAGACGGCGTCGGTGTGCACGGCGACGGCGGACACCCCGGGCGTGCCGGCGTGCGCCAGGTCGTTCCGGCCGCCGGGCAGGTTGGCGGCGGTCACCTCCGGCGGCAACGCGAAGCCGTTGCGGACGTCGCGCAGCCGCCGACCGAGCACCGGCACGTCCACGGTGACCATCAGCGCGGCGCAACCGGCGGCGTGCGCCCGGTCGAGCAGCTCGGCGACCAGTCCCCGGTCGCGCAGCCAGTAGAGCTGGAACCAGACCGGCCCTTCGGTGGCGGCGGCGACCTGCTCGATCGGGGTGCTGCTCAGCGTGCTCAACACGTAGGGCACCCCGGCCGCGCCGGCCGCCGCCGCGAGCGCCGATTCGCCGTCCGGGTGCAGCAACCGCTGGTACGCCATCGGCGCGACCGCCACCGGCATGGCCTGTTCCCGGCCGAGCAGCACCGCGTCGGTACGGGGCCGCTCCACGCCGGTGAGCACCCGGGGCAGCACGGCGACCCGGTCCAGGGCGGCCCGGTTGGCGGCCAGGGTGGTCTCGACACCGCTGCCCCCGTCGACGAAGTCCCAGACGCCGGGCGGAAGCGCCGCCCGCGCCAGGTCGGCGAAGTCGGCCAGACTGACCGGCGGCCGGTCAGCGTCCCCGACCGGACCGACGACGGCCGAACCGACGGCCGAACCGACGGTACGAGGGGAGTCCGTCACCGCCCGTCCCCGACCGTGGCGGCGAGCGGGGTGACCGTCGGCGGGGCGGGCAGCCCGAAGACCTCCCGGAGGAAGGCGGCGGCCTCGTCCTGGGCCCGGCGGCCCGCGTCGAAGACCCCGGGCATGGCGAAGAACCCGTGGATCATGCCGGGATAGCGGCTGGCCCGCACCGGCACCCCGGCCTCCCGCAGCCGCTGCGCGTACCGCTCCCCCTCGTCGCGCAGCGGGTCGTGTTCGGCGGTGACCACCAGTGCCGGCGGCAGGCCGGACAGGTCGTCGGCGAGCAACGGCGACGCCAACGGGTCGAGCGCGTCCGCCGGGTCGGCCAGGTAGTGCCCGCGATACCAGTCGACGGAGTGCGTGTTGAACAACAGCGGGTCCTGCCCGTCAGCCGGCCGGTCGTCGGCGTCCTGACCGAGGGCGGGTCGACGGTCGGCGCGCTGGTCGGTGTTCGGGTAGACCAGCAGTTGCCCGGCCAGCCGGGGGCCGCCCTCGGCGCGGGCCAGCAGGGTCACCGCCGCCGCCAGGTTGCCGCCGGCGCTGTCCCCGCCCACCACCAGCCGGTCAGGGTCCACCCCGAGGTCGGCGGCGTGCTCGGCCAGCCACCGGGTGGCGGTGTGGCAGTCGAGCACGGCGGCCGGGAACGGATGCTCCGGGGCCAGCCGGTAGCCGACCGTCACCACCTGGCAGGGGGTGGCGTTGGCCAGCCGGCGGCAGATCCCGTCGGCGGTCTCCACGCTACCCAGCGTCCAGCCGCCGCCGAAGAAGTAGACCAGGGTGGGCAGCGGCCCGTCCCCGGCTGGCCGGTGTACCCGTACCCGCAGATCCCCGGCGGGGCCGGGCACGGTCGTGTCGCGTACCTGGTGGACCGGCTCGACGTCGCCGCCGCTGGCGCGGATCGCGGCGAGGTCGGCGGCGCGGGCCTCGGCCAGGGTCTGGGTGTAGAGCGGTGGGATGCCGGCGGCGGCCCGCGCGGCCCGGTACGCCACCACCTGGGGGTCGAGGGACATGGGTCGGCTCCTATCCGCCGGTGCTGACGAAGAGCTTGTCGATGCCGCGCAGGAACAGGCTCCCGCTGTAGTCAGGCTGCTGGCTGACCGCGAGCCGGGGGAAGCGGGCGAAGAGTCGGGGCAGGCCGATCCGGCCCTCCAGCCGGGACACCGCCGCACCGAGGCAGAAGTGCGGGCCGACGCCGAAGGCCAGCGACGGGGGGCCGTTCCGGCGCGGGTCGAACCGGTCCGGCGCGGGGAACCGGCGCGGATCCCGGTTGGCGCCCGCGATGATCAGCAGCACGTTCTCGTCCCGGGCGACCGGCACCCCGCCCAGCTCGGTGTCCCGGGGCGCGGCGCGGGCCAGGAAGTGCACCGGGCTCTGCAGCCGCAGCACCTCGTCCACGCAGCCCTGGGCCAGGGCGTCGTCGCCGGGCAGCGCGGCCACCGTCTCCGGATGGTCCAGCAGCACCGGCAGACCGTTGCTGAACATGTAGACGGTGGTGACGAAGCTGGCGTTGAACAGCACGATCAGGTTGCTGATCAGCTCCTCCTCGGTCAGGTCGACCTCGCCGGAGTCCAGCGCCTCGACCAGTCCGGAGATCAGGTCCTCGCCCGGCCGGCGACGACGGTGGGCGATCAGGTCCCGGTAGAGCGCGCGCAACTCCTCGGCGGCCTGGTTGGCCAGCGCCAGCCGCTGCGGGGTCTTGCCGGCCACGTCGAGGAACTCGTCGATCCAGTCGACCCGCTGCCGGTACCAGGCCAGTTCGGCCTCGGGAAGACCGATGAACTCGGCCATCACCAGGGCCGGCACCGGGTAGGCGAAGTCCGCGACGAAGTCGACCTCGCCGCCGTCGGCCCCGGCGTCGGCCATCCGGTCCAGCAGGGTGTCGACCACCCGGACGATCACCGGCTCCAGCGCGCCGAGCCGGCGCGGGGTGAAGGTGCGGGCGAAGACGCCGCGCATCCGGCCGTGGTCGGGTGGGTTGACGAACATCATCGACGACTGGAAGGTCCGCAGGATCTCCTGGTCCTGCCAGCCCGGCGGGGGCTGCTTGTACCACTGCGGGTCGCGCAGCACCTGGTCGACCAGGTCGTAACCGACGGCCACCGCACTGATCGTGCTGTGCTCCGGGCGGGTCGGCACGGCACTGATCGGCCCGTGCTCGTGCAGGGCCGCGTACCACGGATAGGGGTCTTGCCGGCCGGTGTCGCTGTAGAGGCCGGTCAGGATCTCGTCGACGTCCACGATGGTGCTTCCTCCCCAGGAATGAACGGTGGGGCGGCGGGTCACCCCCGCCACCCCACCGGTGTCACAGACCGAGCAGTCGAAGGGGTACGGCGTCCGCCAGCGCCTGATTGCCGGCGTCGTTGGGGTGGATGTGGTCACCGGAGTCGTACGCGGGCAGCAGTCGACTCGGCTGCGCCGGATCGCGCAGCACCGCGTCGAAGTCGAGCAGCCCGTCGAACTCGGTCGCACCCGGGCCCCGCAGCCAGGTGTTCACCGCCTGTCGGGTGGTGTCCTTCTCCGGCGTCCACACCCCCGGGTTGCCGTGCCCCTCGTACGGGGTCAGGGTGACCGCGAGGCTGCGCAGGCCGCGCGCCTTGGCCTGCTTGTTGATCTGCCGCAGCGAGGCGATGATCCGGTCTGCGGAATCGTCGGACATCCAGATGTCGTTGATGCCGAGGTGGGTCACCAGGGTCTTCACCCCGGTCTGGGGGAAGACGTCCTCGTTGAGCCGGGCCAGCGCGTTCGGACCCAGCTCGTAGTAACCGGGGAAACCACCCGCGCCGGGCTCGGTGCCCTCGTGGTTGAGCCGGTTGCCGGCCAGGCTGAGGTTGAGCACCCCGGGGGTACGCACCTCGGGGCGGGCGGCGACCAGCCGCCCGGCGAGCAGTTCCGGCCAACGCTTGTTGGCGTTGACGGTGCTGCCGTTGGCATCCCCGATCGAGTCGCCGAGCACCACCACCGCGCCCGGGCTCTGCTGGCGCTGCACGTCGATGCCGGACAGGAACATCCAGCAGCAGTCCGGCCGGATGGTGAAGCCGGCGCCGTCGGCGGCGGTGGTCAGGTCGTTCGCCCCGATGAAGGTGGTCACCTTGGACTGGCCGTGGAAGGTGACCGGCCCGGTGAGCACCGGGAAGTGCAGGGTGACGATCAGGTCCTCCTGCTCGGCCACCTGGTAGGTCAACGGGTCGCTGAGCAGTTCGGCGCCCTTGTTCATGGTCGCCGAGGTGGACCCGCCGAACGTCAGCTCGCGCAGCGTGCCGGGCCGGATGTCCGACCGGTCGGTCAGCGTGGTGAGGTTCGGGCGGGCGACGGTGGCGTGCCCCACCTGCACCGCCTGCTCACCGTAGAGGTTGCTCAACCGGACCCGCAGCCGCTCACCGCCGACTGTGGTGCGCACGGTCATCCGGATGCTCTGGTTGTTCAGCCCGGTGTTGGTCAGCCCGACGGTGTTGCCACGGGTGACCGCCGCGGCCCACGTGCCCGCCCACTCTTTATGGGCGGCTGCCCCGCCACGGTCGGAGTCGGACGGCCCGGCGCTGGCCACCACCGCCGGGGCGCTCACGACCAGCAACGCGGCCGCGGACGCTATGACCTGCCATCTCTTCGGGGTCGACATTGAACCTCCATGGTTGGCCGCCCAGGGCCGGCGTCCATCGACGGCACCGCCCGGACGATGGTCCAGAAACCTAGCCGCGACCTCTGACAGGCGTCAATCGCCCCGATAGACATGATCAAATGTCCATGGTGGCCGGTGCATCACCGTTCGGCCCTGTCCCCCGGCGATGCCGTCGGCCTAGGCTCGCAGGCGGCGGCGGTGCGGTCGCCCACTTCCCGCACCCCGTCGCGGGCCGGGCTCTGACCTGCTCGGACGCCATCCCGGCCGGTCGCCACGGCGGGCCCCACCGGGCCGCCGGCGACCCGCCGCATCGACCTGGGGGCTGTGCGATGACCGACGGGGCCGACCGATCCACCACCTACGTGCACGACGCGCTGGAGCTTTTCGTCGGGTTCGGCGACCGGGAGGCGCTGGTCGGCGACGGCCGCCGGCTGACCTACCCGCAGGTCGCCGCCGAGGTACGCGGGCTGGCCCGCGCCCTCACCCGCCACGGCGTACGCCCCGGTGCGGCGGTGCTGGTGATGCTGGGCAACGCCGTCGAGGGCCCGCTGCTCCAACTCGCCCTGCACCTGCTGGGCTGCCGGACCATGTGGATCGCCCCGGTGACCTCCCGGCGGGAGATCGACGAGTTCGTCCGGCTGGCCCGCCCCGACGTGTTCGTGCACCACGCGTACGCCCCCGACGGGCTGGGTGTCGAGATCGCCGCCTCGCTGCCCGGGGTGCCGGTGCTGCGCCTCGGCGTCGAACTCACCGCCGACACCCCGCCGGTCGGCGCGGAACCCACCGCCGACGCCCCGCCGATCGACCTGCCGGCCGGGGTGCCCGTGCCGGAGTCGTTCCTGCAGACCAGCGGCACCACCGGCACGCCGAAGCTGGTGCACCACCGGGAGAGCTTCTACCGGCAGGTGCTGGCCCTGGCGGCCGATTTCCGCGCCGCCGGTTTCCCGCTGCTGCGGCACCTGTCGCACTCCCCGATGTGGCTGGCCAGCGGGCAGATCACCACCCTGTTCAACCTGTTTACCGGCGGGGTGCTCTTCCTGCGCCAGCAGTGGGACCCGGCCGCGTTCATCGCCACCGTGCACGCCGAGCGGCTCACCTCCACCTTCGTCACCCCGCCGATGCTCTACGAGGTGCTCGACCATCCGGCCCTGCCCGGCGCGGACTTCTCCGCGATGTTCATGTTCAACGTGGGTGCCGGCCCGGCCGCGCCCGCCCGGCTGCGCCAGGCCGTCGCCCGGTTCGGCCCGTGCCTGCGCATCGTGTACGGCCTCAGCGAGGCGGTGGTGATCTGCGCCCAGCCCGGTCTGACCGAGGATCCGGCGCACCCGGAGCGGTTGGGCTCCTGCGGTCGGCCGTACGGGGACGTCACGGTGGAGATCCGCGACGCCGACGGGCGGGTGCTCCCGGCCAATGTCGACGGCGAGGTGTGGGTGCGCACCCGGCTCAGCTTCCACGGTTACCACGGCCAGCCCGAGCTGACCGCCGAGACGCTCGTCGACGGCTGGGTACGCACCCGCGACATCGGCCACCTCGACGTCGACGGGTTCCTCTACCTGGTCGACCGGTTACAGGACCGCATCCTCACCCGGCAACGTAGCTGGCCGATCTACTCCCGCCCGATCGAGGACGTCCTCGCCGGGCATCCGCAGGTCCGGGCGGCGGCGGTGATCGGGGTGCCCGACCCGGTCGCCGGTGAGCTGCCGCATGCGTACGTGGTGCGGGCGCCGGGGGCGACGGTGACCGGGGCGGAGCTGATCGGGCTGGTCACCGCCGAGCTGAGCGACACCTGGGCGCCGGGTGCGGTGGAGTTCGTCGACGCGTTGCCACTGAACCGGTCGGCGAAGGTGGACAAGCGGGCGCTGCGCGACCGGTACGCCGCCGGGCTTCCCGCCGACCCGGTCGGCACCCCGTCATGACCGCCGACGCCGACACCGGCCCCCGGACGGCCACCGACCGGCCGCCGACACCACGCCCCGACCGGCCGGCGCAGCCAGGTCTCGACCAGGCGGCGCAGCCAGGTCTCGACGCTGGGAAGGCGGCGGGTGTCGTCGGATCACCGGCACGACGGGCCGCCCGGCGGGAGCTGGTCACCCTGGTCGCCGCCGACCTGATCTCCAACCTGGGCAGCCGCATCTCGGTGATCGCCATCCCCTGGCTGGTGCTCACCACCACCGGCAGCCCGGCCAAGATGGGGATCGTCGCGGCGGCGGAGTTCCTGCCGTACATGCTCTCCAGTTCGCTTGCCACCCCGTGGGCGGACCGGTTCGGGGTTCGGCGTACCTCCATCGTGGTGGACGCGGCGAGCGCGGCGGTGATCGCCGTGGTGGCGTTGGCGCCGTGGCTCGGTTTCGGGGCGCTGGTCGCCCTCGTCGCGGTGGCCGGCGGGCTGCGCGGCATCGGTGACCGGGTCAAACACGTGATGTTCCGGCCGGCGGCGCAGCGCGCCGGGGTGGAGCTGATCCGGCTCACCTCCGCCTACGACGGGCTGCTGCGCGGGGTGGCGTTGTTCGGCACGGTGATCGGCGGTCTGCTCATCGACTGGGTGGGGGTGACCCGGGCGATCTGGATCGACGCGGGGACCTTCGCGCTCTGCGCGCTGCTGGTCGCGGTGCTGGTCCGACCGCCCGCCACCGACGCCCCGGCCGCGCCCCGGGAGGGCTACTTCCGGGCGCTGCGCACCGGCTTCGGTTACCTGCGCACCGACCGGGTGTTGCTGACCATGCTGGTGGTGGTCTCCGCGTTGAACATGTTCGCCGCCGCCAACACGGCGGTCTGGGTGCCGCTGTGGGTCCGCGACGAACTCGGCGATCCGGCCGGCTTCGGCCTGGTGCTGGGGGTGTTCGCCGGTGGCGCGCTGCTCGGCAACGTGGTCTTCACGATGCTCGGCCCCCGGCTGCCCAGGACCGTGGTGTTCGCCGTGGGGGCGGCGTTGAGCGGCGCGCCCCGGTTGCTGGTCCTGGCGCTGACCGACCACCTGGTGGTGGTGCTGGTGGTGACGTTCCTGTCCGGGATCGGGATCGCGGCGGTCAACCCGTTGCTCGGTGCCGCCCTCTACGAACGGGTGCCGGACGAGTTGCAGACCCGGGTGCTGGGCATCTCCGGTTCGCTGGCATTCGTCGGGCTGCCGGTGGGGGCGCTGCTCGGCGGCTGGTCGGTGGCCGCTCTCGGGCTGCGGCCGGCGCTACTGGCAATGGCGGTGGTGTGCGCGGTGCTGACCGTCCTGCCGCTTGTCGTCGGGCCGCTGCGGATGGGTCGGCCCGCGCCTGCGCCGGCCACCGCGTCAGCCTGACCGAGGGACCACCGACCGCAGCGCCGCCGGCCACCCGGCACCACCGCGCCGGTCCGCGGGGCCCGATGCCGGCAACCCCGCCGTGCGGGCGGACAGAAACGGCGGCCGGCGCGACTCGGCGCACCCGGACGACCATCAGGCGATCCGAGCGCGTGATGTGGACGACGGCACCGGCCCGGTCGGTTACATTGCCGCCCATGTCATCGACGTTGACCGAAGCCACAGATCCCTATTGCCTGCGCGAGGGGGAGAGCGCCGCGCTGCTGCGCGACCATCCCTGGCGCCGGTTCGTGGTGCTCGGGGACAGCGTCGCCGAGGGCATGTGCGAGCCGGTCGACGGCTACCCGGACGTGCAGTGGGCGGACCGGATCGCGGCCGAACTGTCGGCGGTG harbors:
- a CDS encoding class I adenylate-forming enzyme family protein, translated to MTDGADRSTTYVHDALELFVGFGDREALVGDGRRLTYPQVAAEVRGLARALTRHGVRPGAAVLVMLGNAVEGPLLQLALHLLGCRTMWIAPVTSRREIDEFVRLARPDVFVHHAYAPDGLGVEIAASLPGVPVLRLGVELTADTPPVGAEPTADAPPIDLPAGVPVPESFLQTSGTTGTPKLVHHRESFYRQVLALAADFRAAGFPLLRHLSHSPMWLASGQITTLFNLFTGGVLFLRQQWDPAAFIATVHAERLTSTFVTPPMLYEVLDHPALPGADFSAMFMFNVGAGPAAPARLRQAVARFGPCLRIVYGLSEAVVICAQPGLTEDPAHPERLGSCGRPYGDVTVEIRDADGRVLPANVDGEVWVRTRLSFHGYHGQPELTAETLVDGWVRTRDIGHLDVDGFLYLVDRLQDRILTRQRSWPIYSRPIEDVLAGHPQVRAAAVIGVPDPVAGELPHAYVVRAPGATVTGAELIGLVTAELSDTWAPGAVEFVDALPLNRSAKVDKRALRDRYAAGLPADPVGTPS
- a CDS encoding cytochrome P450; the encoded protein is MVDVDEILTGLYSDTGRQDPYPWYAALHEHGPISAVPTRPEHSTISAVAVGYDLVDQVLRDPQWYKQPPPGWQDQEILRTFQSSMMFVNPPDHGRMRGVFARTFTPRRLGALEPVIVRVVDTLLDRMADAGADGGEVDFVADFAYPVPALVMAEFIGLPEAELAWYRQRVDWIDEFLDVAGKTPQRLALANQAAEELRALYRDLIAHRRRRPGEDLISGLVEALDSGEVDLTEEELISNLIVLFNASFVTTVYMFSNGLPVLLDHPETVAALPGDDALAQGCVDEVLRLQSPVHFLARAAPRDTELGGVPVARDENVLLIIAGANRDPRRFPAPDRFDPRRNGPPSLAFGVGPHFCLGAAVSRLEGRIGLPRLFARFPRLAVSQQPDYSGSLFLRGIDKLFVSTGG
- a CDS encoding MFS transporter; translated protein: MTADADTGPRTATDRPPTPRPDRPAQPGLDQAAQPGLDAGKAAGVVGSPARRAARRELVTLVAADLISNLGSRISVIAIPWLVLTTTGSPAKMGIVAAAEFLPYMLSSSLATPWADRFGVRRTSIVVDAASAAVIAVVALAPWLGFGALVALVAVAGGLRGIGDRVKHVMFRPAAQRAGVELIRLTSAYDGLLRGVALFGTVIGGLLIDWVGVTRAIWIDAGTFALCALLVAVLVRPPATDAPAAPREGYFRALRTGFGYLRTDRVLLTMLVVVSALNMFAAANTAVWVPLWVRDELGDPAGFGLVLGVFAGGALLGNVVFTMLGPRLPRTVVFAVGAALSGAPRLLVLALTDHLVVVLVVTFLSGIGIAAVNPLLGAALYERVPDELQTRVLGISGSLAFVGLPVGALLGGWSVAALGLRPALLAMAVVCAVLTVLPLVVGPLRMGRPAPAPATASA
- a CDS encoding SGNH/GDSL hydrolase family protein yields the protein MASAAALLVVSAPAVVASAGPSDSDRGGAAAHKEWAGTWAAAVTRGNTVGLTNTGLNNQSIRMTVRTTVGGERLRVRLSNLYGEQAVQVGHATVARPNLTTLTDRSDIRPGTLRELTFGGSTSATMNKGAELLSDPLTYQVAEQEDLIVTLHFPVLTGPVTFHGQSKVTTFIGANDLTTAADGAGFTIRPDCCWMFLSGIDVQRQQSPGAVVVLGDSIGDANGSTVNANKRWPELLAGRLVAARPEVRTPGVLNLSLAGNRLNHEGTEPGAGGFPGYYELGPNALARLNEDVFPQTGVKTLVTHLGINDIWMSDDSADRIIASLRQINKQAKARGLRSLAVTLTPYEGHGNPGVWTPEKDTTRQAVNTWLRGPGATEFDGLLDFDAVLRDPAQPSRLLPAYDSGDHIHPNDAGNQALADAVPLRLLGL